From the genome of Vicia villosa cultivar HV-30 ecotype Madison, WI linkage group LG2, Vvil1.0, whole genome shotgun sequence, one region includes:
- the LOC131652743 gene encoding formate dehydrogenase 1, mitochondrial-like produces MAMRSAASTLLSASSIVTRNFHASPGKKKIVGVFYKGNEYAASNPKFVGCVEGALGIREWLESQGHEYIVTDDKEGLNSELEKHIPDLHVLISTPFHPAYVTAERIKKAKNLELLLTAGIGSDHIDLNAAAAAGLTVAEVTGSNTVSVAEDELMRILILVRNFVPGYHQSITGEWNVAGISHRAYDLEGKTIGTVGAGRIGKLLLQRLKPFNCNLLYHDRLKMEPELEKEIGAKFEEDVDAMLPKCDVIVINMPLTDKTKGMFDKKRIAKLKKGVLIVNNARGAIMDTQAVADACASGHIGGYSGDVWFPQPAPKDHPWRYMPNHAMTPHISGTTIDAQLRYAAGVKDMLERHFKGEDFPKQNYIVKAGELASQYR; encoded by the exons ATGGCTATGAGATCTGCTGCTTCCACCTTGCTCTCTGCTTCTTCCATCGTCACCAGAAACTTTCAT GCCTCCCCAGGAAAGAAGAAGATTGTAGGTGTGTTCTACAAAGGCAATGAGTATGCTGCATCGAATCCCAAATTTGTGGGATGTGTTGAAGGAGCATTAGGTATACGTGAGTGGTTGGAATCACAAGGACATGAGTACATTGTCACTGATGACAAAGAAGGACTCAATTCTG AACTTGAGAAGCACATTCCTGATCTTCATGTCCTGATATCTACACCATTTCACCCTGCCTATGTTACCGCTGAAAGAATTAAGAAAGCTAAGAATTTAGAGCTACTTTTGACTGCCGGAATTGGTTCTGATCACATTGATCTCAATGCTGCGGCTGCTGCTGGTTTAACCGTTGCAGAGGTCACAGGAAGCAACACAGTGTCGGTTGCTGAGGACGAGCTCATGAGAATTCTCATTCTGGTGAGGAATTTTGTGCCTGGTTATCATCAGTCTATTACCGGAGAATGGAACGTTGCTGGCATTTCACATAGAGCCTATGATCTTGAAGGAAAGACGATAGGAACAGTCGGTGCTGGGCGTATCGGGAAACTTTTACTCCAAAGGCTGAAACCTTTTAACTGTAACCTTTTATATCATGATAGACTTAAGATGGAGCCTGAATTGGAGAAAGAAATCGGAGCTAAGTTTGAAGAGGACGTTGATGCAATGCTTCCAAAGTGCGATGTAATTGTTATCAACATGCCTCTCACCGATAAGACAAA AGGAATGTTTGACAAAAAGAGAATTGCTAAGTTGAAGAAAGGTGTCTTGATTGTTAACAATGCTCGCGGGGCAATTATGGACACACAAGCAGTTGCTGATGCTTGCGCTAGTGGACACATAGGAG GTTACAGTGGTGATGTTTGGTTCCCTCAACCAGCTCCAAAAGATCATCCATGGCGCTACATGCCAAACCATGCCATGACTCCTCATATTTCTGGAACCACCATAGATGCACAG TTACGTTATGCTGCTGGAGTCAAAGATATGCTTGAGAGGCACTTCAAGGGTGAAGACTTTCCCAAACAGAACTACATTGTGAAGGCGGGTGAATTAGCAAGCCAATACCGGTGA
- the LOC131652744 gene encoding photosystem I assembly factor PSA3, chloroplastic-like — MAVSKFTSSPYSHFSNLSSFSKLTSPSSSSLLFHSHHHVHHPTKQNSKATNFTIKAYMENPNSFSSIANKVIGALPIVGLLARIMSDEGGVGNDLVDFAEFRRRVGKNCSPSDSTSFYKFQSRRGKTGDPIYVLLCCWLAAIGAGLLKTEEILEGVARLRISDDIEFEEQTFIAMMDEARERRAKLKGPPPAVPMEVRVEKALDAIYVCCFGKDPIEIEDERLLSIILSSVFPSVPKQEIRRMVTEMAEKVEDGGMDYIPDAKPPSKEAVELQMKDLNFLKQNSDTM, encoded by the exons ATGGCAGTTTCAAAGTTCACTTCTTCTCCTTATTCTCATTTCTCCaatctctcttctttctccaaactcacatcaccatcttcatcttctcttcTTTTTCATAGTCATCACCATGTTCATCACCCAACTAAACAAAACTCTAAAGCTACAAACTTCACCATCAAAGCTTACATGGAGAATCCAAACTCCTTTTCAAGTATAGCAAACAAAGTCATTGGTGCTCTTCCTATTGTTGGTCTCTTAGCTAGAATCATGAGTGATGAAGGTGGTGTTGGTAATGATCTTGTTGATTTTGCTGAGTTTAGAAGAAGGGTTGGTAAGAATTGTTCTCCCAGTGATTCAACTTCTTTTTATAAGTTCCAATCTCGAAGAGGAAAG ACAGGGGATCCTATCTATGTTCTGTTATGTTGTTGGCTTGCAGCTATCGGTGCAGGTCTTCTTAAAACTGAGGAGATTTTGGAAGGAGTCGCGAGGCTTCGAATTTCAGATGATATTGAATTTGAAGAGCAGACTTTCATAGCCATGATGGATGAAGCAAGAGAG AGAAGGGCGAAACTAAAGGGCCCACCTCCTGCTGTTCCAATGGAGGTTCGAGTTGAGAAGGCGCTTGATGCTATCTATGTATGTTGCTTTGGAAAGGATCCTATAGAGATAGAAGATGAAAGATTACTAAGTATAATACTTAGTTCTGTTTTTCCATCAGTTCCAAAACAAGAGATTCGACGCATGGTTACAGAAATGGCAGAGAAAGTAGAAGATGGAGGCATGGATTATATTCCAGATGCCAAACCTCCATCAAAAGAAGCTGTTGAACTGCAAATGAAAGACCTTAACTTTCTTAAACAAAATAGTGACACTATGTGA
- the LOC131647257 gene encoding uncharacterized protein LOC131647257 isoform X1 gives MGAYCNDAVSFPPRYDVVSSRDKHIHDNVHGNIFIDSLSLKFIDTEQFQRLRELKQLGFTHWVYPGAVHSRFEHSLGVYWIAGQSVEKLNSYQGAELGIDKFDMQTVKLAGLLHDVGHGPFSHLFEREFLPQVNSGSHWSHEQMSVNMVDYIVEEHNIDIESQMLKRVKEMILASSEFSLPRSSSEKSFLYDIVANGRNGIDVDKFDYIARDCRACGLGCNFEFQRLMETMRVLDDEICYRAKDYLTVHKLFATRADLYRTVYTHPKVKAMELMVVDALVQANDFLQISDTIQDPAEYWKLDDSIIKTIETSPLEELKEARELILRIRRRNLYQFCNEYAVPRDIMDNVKKVTPQDIVCSQKNGGVMLKEEDVAVSNVKIDLTRGKHNPLESIHFFKDYESDEKFTIPEERISHLLPAYYQDMIVRVYSKKPELVEKIAEAFENYQLKTYGIKAQVHSTPKKKRRYDSCI, from the exons ATGGGCGCATATTGCAACGACGCCGTTTCGTTTCCACCGCGTTACGACGTCGTTTCCTCTCGAGACAAACACATTCATGACAACGTCCATGGCAACATCTTCATCGATTCT CTCAGTTTGAAGTTCATTGATACTGAACAGTTTCAGAG GCTTCGTGAATTGAAACAACTCG GTTTCACACACTGGGTGTATCCAGGTGCTGTCCATTCAAGATTTGAGCATTCTCTTGGAGTGTATTGGATTGCTGGTCAATCTGTTGAAAAGCTTAATAGTTATcaa GGCGCGGAGCTTGGTATTGATAAATTTGATATGCAAACGGTGAAACTTGCtg GCCTATTGCATGATGTAGGACACGGGCCATTCAGTCACTTGTTTGAACGGGAGTTTCTTCCACAAGTTAACAGTGGTTCTCATTG GTCGCATGAACAAATGTCGGTTAACATGGTTGATTATATAGTTGAGGAACACAATATTGATATTGAATCTCAGATGTTAAAAAGAGTCAAG GAGATGATATTGGCGAGCTCCGAATTTTCTCTTCCTAGG AGCTCAAGTGAGAAAAGTTTCCTGTATGACATTGTTGCAAATGGACGAAATGGAATCGATGTTGACAA ATTTGATTATATTGCCCGTGATTGTCGAGCTTGTGGTCTTGGGTGCAACTTTGAGTTTCAGAG GTTAATGGAGACCATGCGGGTTTTGGATGATGAGATTTGTTATCGTGCGAAGGACT ATCTTACAGTCCACAAGTTGTTTGCCACTCGCGCTGATCTGTATAGAACAGTTTATACACATCCAAAAGTAAAG GCAATGGAGCTTATGGTGGTTGATGCACTTGTGCAAGCAAATGATTTTTTGCAGATTTCAGATACCATTCAAGATCCAGCTGAATACTGGAAG CTGGATGATTCAATAATTAAAACCATCGAGACTTCTCCATTGGAAGAATTGAAGGAAGCTAGAGAGTTGATTCTGCGCATTCGAAGGAGGAATCTGTACCAG TTTTGTAACGAATATGCTGTTCCAAGGGATATAATGGATAATGTTAAGAAAGTCACTCCACAGGATATAGTTTGCTCCCAG AAAAATGGTGGAGTCATGTTGAAAGAGGAGGATGTAGCTGTTAGTAATGTCAAAATTGATTTGACTCGCGGAAAGCATAATCCTCTAGAAAG CATCCACTTTTTCAAG GATTATGAAAGTGATGAGAAATTTACAATTCCCGAGGAACGCATAAGCCACTTGTTGCCTGCATATTATCAAGATATGATTGTAAGAGTATACTCGAAAAAGCCAGAACTG GTGGAAAAAATTGCAGAGGCATTTGAAAATTATCAGCTTAAAACATATGGAATCAAAGCACAGGTTCATTCGACACCAAAGAAGAAACGTCGTTACGATTCATGTATATGA
- the LOC131647257 gene encoding uncharacterized protein LOC131647257 isoform X2, with translation MCLRSCFTHWVYPGAVHSRFEHSLGVYWIAGQSVEKLNSYQGAELGIDKFDMQTVKLAGLLHDVGHGPFSHLFEREFLPQVNSGSHWSHEQMSVNMVDYIVEEHNIDIESQMLKRVKEMILASSEFSLPRSSSEKSFLYDIVANGRNGIDVDKFDYIARDCRACGLGCNFEFQRLMETMRVLDDEICYRAKDYLTVHKLFATRADLYRTVYTHPKVKAMELMVVDALVQANDFLQISDTIQDPAEYWKLDDSIIKTIETSPLEELKEARELILRIRRRNLYQFCNEYAVPRDIMDNVKKVTPQDIVCSQKNGGVMLKEEDVAVSNVKIDLTRGKHNPLESIHFFKDYESDEKFTIPEERISHLLPAYYQDMIVRVYSKKPELVEKIAEAFENYQLKTYGIKAQVHSTPKKKRRYDSCI, from the exons ATGTGTCTGCGTTCGT GTTTCACACACTGGGTGTATCCAGGTGCTGTCCATTCAAGATTTGAGCATTCTCTTGGAGTGTATTGGATTGCTGGTCAATCTGTTGAAAAGCTTAATAGTTATcaa GGCGCGGAGCTTGGTATTGATAAATTTGATATGCAAACGGTGAAACTTGCtg GCCTATTGCATGATGTAGGACACGGGCCATTCAGTCACTTGTTTGAACGGGAGTTTCTTCCACAAGTTAACAGTGGTTCTCATTG GTCGCATGAACAAATGTCGGTTAACATGGTTGATTATATAGTTGAGGAACACAATATTGATATTGAATCTCAGATGTTAAAAAGAGTCAAG GAGATGATATTGGCGAGCTCCGAATTTTCTCTTCCTAGG AGCTCAAGTGAGAAAAGTTTCCTGTATGACATTGTTGCAAATGGACGAAATGGAATCGATGTTGACAA ATTTGATTATATTGCCCGTGATTGTCGAGCTTGTGGTCTTGGGTGCAACTTTGAGTTTCAGAG GTTAATGGAGACCATGCGGGTTTTGGATGATGAGATTTGTTATCGTGCGAAGGACT ATCTTACAGTCCACAAGTTGTTTGCCACTCGCGCTGATCTGTATAGAACAGTTTATACACATCCAAAAGTAAAG GCAATGGAGCTTATGGTGGTTGATGCACTTGTGCAAGCAAATGATTTTTTGCAGATTTCAGATACCATTCAAGATCCAGCTGAATACTGGAAG CTGGATGATTCAATAATTAAAACCATCGAGACTTCTCCATTGGAAGAATTGAAGGAAGCTAGAGAGTTGATTCTGCGCATTCGAAGGAGGAATCTGTACCAG TTTTGTAACGAATATGCTGTTCCAAGGGATATAATGGATAATGTTAAGAAAGTCACTCCACAGGATATAGTTTGCTCCCAG AAAAATGGTGGAGTCATGTTGAAAGAGGAGGATGTAGCTGTTAGTAATGTCAAAATTGATTTGACTCGCGGAAAGCATAATCCTCTAGAAAG CATCCACTTTTTCAAG GATTATGAAAGTGATGAGAAATTTACAATTCCCGAGGAACGCATAAGCCACTTGTTGCCTGCATATTATCAAGATATGATTGTAAGAGTATACTCGAAAAAGCCAGAACTG GTGGAAAAAATTGCAGAGGCATTTGAAAATTATCAGCTTAAAACATATGGAATCAAAGCACAGGTTCATTCGACACCAAAGAAGAAACGTCGTTACGATTCATGTATATGA